The Scomber scombrus chromosome 22, fScoSco1.1, whole genome shotgun sequence genome has a window encoding:
- the lmod2b gene encoding leiomodin-2 yields the protein MSCFGYRRELSKYEDVDEDELLASLSPEELAELEKELVDIDPDANVPIGLRQRDQTDKTPTGTFSREALMKYWENETRKILEDEIGGGSPKPDEEEEEENVTERNSEAEDEKDDKNEKKQKKHEKQKEEEEEEEEEEEEEEEEEEEEEEEEEEEEEEKEEEEDEEEEESEEEEEAVTEEEDEEEEEQQDNKTKPEPSKDSGPLTSRADIPKLLKPQRVEPMRLTPPPPPVDPNVSGNPIVVDDALQRAINNDPELTEVNLNNIDDISQETLIRFAEALRSNTHVRVFSLANTRADDPVALAIAKMLKENSSIISLNIESNYVTGKGVMALVQALPGNNTLTELRFHNQRHMCGGQVEMEMVKILRENYTLIKLGYQFNLPGPRMSMTGILTRNQDRQRQKRLQEQRQQQGQQDGVVNPRTTALRGTPSSSPYSSPRASPWSSPKLPRSDLAKKQTPPAPPPPPPPPPPPPPPPPMQQEKKKPTRMIAEVIKAHEVGSTKPAKTKGKKSKKGKAKGSGKDETSNILKELKNALRPMALERRGEEGSRPSTPMRSAHDQLMESIRSSSVRKLKQVELPHHLR from the exons ATGAGTTGTTTTGGGTACCGTCGAGAGCTGAGTAAGTATGAAGATGTCGACGAGGATGAGCTGCTGGCTTCCCTTAGCCCTGAGGAGCTGGCTGAGTTGGAAAAAGAGCTGGTGGATATCGACCCTGATGCCAATGTGCCCATAGGACTCAGACAGAGAGACCAGACAGACAAAACCCCAACAGGCACGTTCAGCAGAGAGGCCCTCATGAAGTATTGGGAAAACGAGACACGTAAAATTCTCGAGGATGAGATTGGCGGAGGAAGTCCCAAACCG gatgaggaagaagaggaggaaaacgtgacagagagaaacagcgaagcagaggatgaaaaagatgacaaaaatgagaaaaagcagaaaaagcacgagaaacaaaaggaggaagaagaagaagaagaagaagaagaagaagaagaagaagaagaagaagaagaagaagaagaagaagaagaagaagaagaagaagagaaggaggaggaggaggatgaagaggaggaggagagcgaggaagaggaggaagcagtgacagaagaggaggacgaggaggaagaggagcaacaagataataaaacaaagccTGAACCCTCAAAGGATTCTGGGCCACTGACATCACGGGCCGACATCCCAAAGTTGCTAAAGCCTCAGAGGGTGGAGCCTATGAGACTGactcctccccctccacctGTTGACCCCAACGTGAGCGGAAACCCAATCGTTGTTGATGATGCTCTCCAACGAGCCATTAACAATGACCCTGAACTCACAGAAGTTAATCTTAACAACATTGATGACATCTCACAG GAAACCCTCATCCGATTTGCTgaagcactgagatccaacacaCACGTGCGGGTCTTTAGTCTTGCCAACACTCGGGCTGATGACCCTGTGGCTCTGGCCATTGCTAAGATGCTGAAGGAGAACTCGTCGATCATCAGTCTCAATATAGAGTCCAACTATGTGACTGGAAAGGGGGTAATGGCACTAGTTCAAGCACTTCCAGGAAATAACACGCTGACTGAGCTTCGATTCCACAACCAGAGACACATGTGTGGAGGACAG GTAGAGATGGAGATGGTTAAGATTCTGAGGGAAAACTACACCTTGATCAAACTGGGCTACCAGTTTAACCTCCCTGGTCCGAGGATGAGCATGACAGGAATACTGACCAGGAACCAGGACCGCCAGAGACAGAAACGACTGCAGgagcagaggcagcagcaggGCCAGCAGGACGGAGTCGTTAACCCCAGAACCACTGCACTG AGAGGAACACCAAGTTCATCACCATACAGCTCTCCCAGAGCATCTCCTTGGTCCTCACCCAAACTCCCCCGGAGCGACCTGGCTAAAAAGCAGACCCCtcctgctccacctcctcctcccccgcctccaccacctcctcctccaccacctcccatgcagcaggagaagaaaaaacCTACCAGGATGATTGCAGAGGTCATCAAAGCCCACGAGGTGGGCAGCACAAAGCCAGCAAAGACAAAGGGGAAAAAGAGCAAGAAGGGGAAGGCGAAGGGGTCAGGGAAGGACGAGACCAGTAACATCCTGAAGGAGCTTAAGAATGCCCTAAGGCCCATGGCgctggagaggagaggggaggagggcaGCAGGCCATCCACACCAATGAGGTCGGCGCATGACCAGCTGATGGAATCCATTCGCAGCAGCAGCGTCCGCAAACTAAAACAA GTGGAACTCCCACATCATCTACGATAA